GGCAGCCCTCAAGCACATTCAAGAACCCCGTCAAATTGCTGTCCACATAAGCCTTAGGGTTCTCCAGAGAATACCGCACCCCCGCCTGCGCCGCGAGATTGACGACGATCTCCGGCTTGAAATCGGCAAACAGCGCCGCCATGCCTTTCTCATCCGCAAGATCAAGTTTTTTGAAAATAAAGTTTTTACAAGATTCTAAAGCCTTTAGCCGCCCATGCTTAAGCGATACATCATAATAATCGTTGAGATTATCGATCCCCAGAACCTCAAATCCGCCGCTCACGCACAAGCGCCTGACGAAATGATATCCGATGAACCCCGCCGCTCCGGTGACTAGAATCCGTGTCATGGAGTCCCCTCCGTCTCCGGGGGAACACTCTTCTTATTCTGCTCCAGAATCTCCTTCGGTGGCGGCGGCAATGGCGACCCGTCCAGCTTCTGCTTGGTCGGATCAACCCCGAGAATATCCGCGAACAGGATTTTCAACTGCTGCATGATCGAAAATTTTTCCATAAGAAAATCAGGCGAGTCGCACGCATACTTCTTCTCATCCAGCCGCATTTTAGCCGCCTTGAAGGATTGATCCTTTAAAGCCCCGAGTTCCTCGCGCCTTTTCGCCTCCTTCTCGGGAACAAGGCGAGTGATCGCCCCCTGCCCCAAGGCGCTCTCCTTCTTGCAGAACGCGTTATACGCATCGATCTGCGCCGACAGCTTGACGGTTTCATGAACAGTCTCGGCCTTGGGCGGGGCAACCACCTTGGCAGGCGCATCCGCCGAACGCGCCTTAAAAGACAATCCGGAAAGCAAAAAAACGGCCATAAGAAAAAAAGTAACGCGTAACGACATCGAAAGCCTTAGTTTTCTTGAGCTTATACAATGATTTTTAGCATGAAACCCGCAAGCCGCGATAGCGGAAATCATCCCGATTCCCCCGCCCGCCGCAGCCGATCGTTGATCGCCACCCCGATCCCCGTATCGGGAATGGGCATGACGGCAATGGCTTTATGCGCGGGTTGATCCAACTGCCGCATCATGGAAAAGAGGTTCGCCGCCGCCTGATGCAGATCGGCCTCCTCGCTCAAATTCCGCAAACTGTCGTCCGGCATATCCTTGGCCGCCCCGCCCCCCTTGATCCCCATAAAGTTGATCGAGCCGAACGCCAGCAGCGCCTCGCCGGGGAAAAGGTCAATGGCGTTCATGCGGACGGGGATGGACGGTGCGTAATGCTTCAGAAGCTGCCCCGGCGAACGCGGCGCGTCGGGGTCGCCCTTGTCATATATAACCGTGCGCCCCAGCACCTCGGAAATCTCCTCCGCCGTAATCGCTCCGGGCCGAACCACCGCAGGCTCCCCGGACGAAAGATCAAGCACCGTAGACTCAACACCCACCGCACAAGCCCCCGCCGCAAGGATCAGGCCGATTTCATCTTTAAAGGCCTCCGCCACGTGCGCGGGCGTCGTGGCGCTCAACGCGCCGGATTTATTGGCGCTCGGCGCGGCCAGCGGCAGGGCGCAGGCCTTAAGGACCGCAAGCGCCACCTCATGTTTGGGTATCCGCACCGCCAGCGTAGGCAGGCCGGCCCCCGCCAGATCGCTGACCGGGCAATCCTTCGTACGTTTCAGGATCAATGTTAACGGCCCCGGCCAGAACGCCTCCGCCAAAGCCAAAGCCTCCGGAGTCATCGTGACCAGCGCAGAAGCTTGTTCAACGCTATGACAATGAATAATGAGGGGATTGAAGGCGGGCCGCCCCTTCGCCGCAAAAATTTTGGCGACCGCCTGCCCGTCCAGCGCGTTGGCCGCCAGCCCGTAGACGGTTTCCGTGGGCAGGCCGACCAGCCCGCCCGCCCGCAGGATTTCCGCAGCGTCTCGAATGGCTTCAGGGCTGGGGCTGACGATCCGGCTCATGCCCCGAACAAAGCCATTAACGGCAGGAAAAGGCAAGGTTTATTCGCGAGCTTCCGTTTCGCAGAACTTGTCTTCTCTGAGCCTTAAACGAGAAAACATTTGATTGGAATCAAATACGAGATTAGGCACAACCTTCTGATAAGCAATCAAAATTTTGGAGGCTTTCTGTTGAACTTTATCCCGATAGCACCATGGATCATACGCGCTATTCGATTGAATGTTTGCGATTAAAACAGCGATCTCAGGAATAGACAGCTCATATACAGACACACCAAAAAATTGCTGCGAAGCCAACTCTAAACCCTTCCATTTATGATCATACCTCTGCTCATGAAGAAGAGTAGTAAGTATCTCATGCTGGCTCCAGTTCGAACCAACCCAAAGAGCAACAAAAATCCAATTTTGATGCCATTCTCCAAGACGAGACACTTGACGATATTTTTCATAGGGAAGACGATAAAATAACTTTCTAGCGGCTGAATAGCAAAGCTGCAACCAGCCGGGTATAACAATATCATCTTCAACAATACTAACTTTCAATAAATCCAGCGCGGCTTGCGGGTATTCGGCTTGGGAGGGCGCGGTATTCTCGGGAAGAATCGAATAAAGACGATAAGACACATATCCGGCACCAGCTACAACCACCAGTAAGATCAAACCCAAAATCACTAAAAGAAACGTCCGCACTTCATCCCCCCGGCCTGTACAAAACCCCGCCCGTCAGCGCCTTCGGCACCCCCGTCGTTCCCGGCTCGGTCAGCGGCAGCCCCAGCAGCGACCGCACCGCCAGATACGCAAACCCCTGCGCCTCGATCGCATCGCCGTTCCAGCCCAGCGCCTCCACGGGCGCGACAGGAACCTGAAACAACGCCTGCAGCCGCTTCATCATCTGCGCGTTCAGCCGCCCGCCCCCCGTGACATGAATGGAGCGCGGCGGCACGGGGCAAAGCGCCAGCCCCTTCTCGATGCTCCGCACGGTAAACTCCAGCAGCGTCGCCGCCCCATCCGCATCATTGAGATCACCGACATCCGCATGGCGCCATGCATCGCGGTCCAGAGATTTCGGGGGCTTGAGGGAAAAATACGGATGGCCGAGCCAGTCCTTGACCCGCGCCGCATCCGCGGCACCATGAGAGGCCAACGCCCCGCCCTCATCGTACGGCTTTCCCGTCCGTTTCAGCACGAAATCGTCCAGCAGCGCATTGCCGGGACCGCAATCGAACGCAAGGATAGCCCCCGCGCCGATCCATGTGATGTTGGACACACCGCCGATATTCAAAACAGCCAAAGGTTTTTTCAATTCATGCGTCAGCGCCCGGTGGTAAAGGGGAAGCAGCGGCGCCCCCTGCCCGCCCGCCTGCACATCCGCAACCCGCATCTGTCCCACAACGGGAATGCCGCACGCATCGGCCAGCGCCTGCGAATCCCCGATCTGCCATGTAAATTTATGGGCCGGATCGTGAAAGACCGTCTGCCCGTGAAACCCGATGACGTCGATCCGCCCCGGCTGAAGGGTATTTTTTTCCATAAATTGCCTTAGACAGACGATATGCCTCTCGGTAACAATCCGTTCGGCGGCCGCGGTCTCCGCCCCCTTCTCGCGCCGCCCCAGCGCAAGGCGGACCGTCTCCCGCTCCGTATCCGAATAAGGAAAAGCCTCAAAAGCCAGAGGCCGCACATAAGCCTCCCCGTCCGTCTCGATCCACGCGATATCTACACCATCGAATGAAGTACCGGACATAAGCCCAATTGCACTCTGGATTTTTTTCTGTATCATATCTCGGGCTTACCATTTTCAGGCGTGCGCCACGGCGCACGGTATTTATTATATTATGAGCACATATAAATCGGATTTTCTAAACATTTTAACCGAACGCGGCTTTATCCACCAGTGCAGCGACTTCGAAGGGCTGGATACA
The sequence above is drawn from the Alphaproteobacteria bacterium genome and encodes:
- a CDS encoding transglycosylase domain-containing protein; protein product: MRTFLLVILGLILLVVVAGAGYVSYRLYSILPENTAPSQAEYPQAALDLLKVSIVEDDIVIPGWLQLCYSAARKLFYRLPYEKYRQVSRLGEWHQNWIFVALWVGSNWSQHEILTTLLHEQRYDHKWKGLELASQQFFGVSVYELSIPEIAVLIANIQSNSAYDPWCYRDKVQQKASKILIAYQKVVPNLVFDSNQMFSRLRLREDKFCETEARE
- a CDS encoding anhydro-N-acetylmuramic acid kinase; this translates as MIQKKIQSAIGLMSGTSFDGVDIAWIETDGEAYVRPLAFEAFPYSDTERETVRLALGRREKGAETAAAERIVTERHIVCLRQFMEKNTLQPGRIDVIGFHGQTVFHDPAHKFTWQIGDSQALADACGIPVVGQMRVADVQAGGQGAPLLPLYHRALTHELKKPLAVLNIGGVSNITWIGAGAILAFDCGPGNALLDDFVLKRTGKPYDEGGALASHGAADAARVKDWLGHPYFSLKPPKSLDRDAWRHADVGDLNDADGAATLLEFTVRSIEKGLALCPVPPRSIHVTGGGRLNAQMMKRLQALFQVPVAPVEALGWNGDAIEAQGFAYLAVRSLLGLPLTEPGTTGVPKALTGGVLYRPGG
- a CDS encoding threonylcarbamoyl-AMP synthase, translating into MSRIVSPSPEAIRDAAEILRAGGLVGLPTETVYGLAANALDGQAVAKIFAAKGRPAFNPLIIHCHSVEQASALVTMTPEALALAEAFWPGPLTLILKRTKDCPVSDLAGAGLPTLAVRIPKHEVALAVLKACALPLAAPSANKSGALSATTPAHVAEAFKDEIGLILAAGACAVGVESTVLDLSSGEPAVVRPGAITAEEISEVLGRTVIYDKGDPDAPRSPGQLLKHYAPSIPVRMNAIDLFPGEALLAFGSINFMGIKGGGAAKDMPDDSLRNLSEEADLHQAAANLFSMMRQLDQPAHKAIAVMPIPDTGIGVAINDRLRRAGESG